The following are from one region of the Halomonas qaidamensis genome:
- the rimP gene encoding ribosome maturation factor RimP → MATKHAALHALIEPVVAAMGFELWGIDHLSQGKHSRLVIYIERESGVSVEDCADISRQVSAVMDVEDPIPGEYRLEVSSPGMARPLYTLDQFIRYQGHHVALKLRVAFDGRRKYQGLLAGVEGDEVLLQLDGEEYCFPIESIDSAHVVPQFDE, encoded by the coding sequence GTGGCCACAAAACACGCTGCGCTTCATGCGCTGATCGAACCTGTCGTAGCCGCTATGGGTTTTGAGCTATGGGGTATCGACCATCTTTCCCAGGGCAAGCATTCGCGGCTGGTAATTTATATCGAACGCGAAAGCGGCGTCAGCGTGGAAGACTGCGCTGATATTAGTCGCCAAGTTAGTGCCGTTATGGATGTGGAAGACCCTATTCCCGGCGAATACCGTTTGGAAGTCTCGTCGCCCGGTATGGCACGTCCCTTATATACCCTGGATCAATTTATTCGCTATCAAGGCCATCACGTTGCACTCAAGCTACGCGTTGCTTTTGATGGGCGGCGTAAATATCAAGGTCTTCTCGCCGGTGTCGAAGGCGATGAGGTACTGCTACAGCTGGATGGCGAAGAGTACTGTTTTCCAATCGAAAGCATTGATTCTGCGCATGTCGT